A single genomic interval of Adhaeribacter pallidiroseus harbors:
- a CDS encoding phosphatase PAP2 family protein: MKNQFLLIIAFFQISFTSFGQTESPYKTKFKVDGPITLGGVAASGLGLYLISNKSGLSPEEVSGLGKNSVNKFDRFSAGNYDEDAKKLSNIPLYSSFVLPLALLLDKKVVGSAPQVFLLYGETMAITGTLYAMTAGIVYRKRPLVYGDKAPFAKRTTKNANNSFFAGHTAATASATFFAAKVFNDFNPDSPWRPVVWGAAAAIPASVGYLRLKAGKHFLSDNLIGYAVGSTVGILVPHLHKKSNTSGFSVVPNYDQIEGNGFAVTYSFK; this comes from the coding sequence ATGAAAAATCAGTTTTTACTAATAATAGCATTTTTTCAAATTTCATTTACCAGTTTTGGCCAAACCGAATCGCCTTATAAAACCAAGTTTAAAGTAGATGGCCCCATTACGTTGGGCGGGGTAGCGGCTAGCGGTCTGGGTTTATATTTAATCAGTAATAAAAGCGGCTTGAGCCCGGAAGAAGTAAGTGGCTTAGGTAAAAACAGTGTAAACAAATTCGACCGTTTTTCGGCGGGCAATTACGATGAAGACGCCAAAAAGCTAAGTAATATTCCTTTGTATAGTTCTTTTGTATTACCACTTGCCTTACTCCTGGATAAAAAAGTAGTTGGCTCTGCGCCTCAGGTATTTTTACTTTACGGCGAAACTATGGCGATTACAGGTACTTTATATGCTATGACCGCGGGAATAGTTTACCGGAAAAGGCCGCTGGTTTACGGCGATAAAGCCCCCTTTGCTAAAAGAACCACCAAAAACGCGAACAATTCCTTCTTTGCCGGTCATACGGCGGCTACAGCTAGTGCTACCTTTTTTGCCGCTAAGGTATTTAACGATTTTAATCCGGATTCGCCCTGGCGGCCAGTAGTTTGGGGAGCCGCTGCCGCTATTCCGGCTTCGGTAGGCTATTTACGTTTGAAAGCCGGCAAGCATTTTTTAAGCGACAACCTGATTGGTTATGCCGTTGGTTCTACCGTCGGAATACTGGTACCGCACTTGCATAAAAAAAGCAACACTTCCGGATTCTCGGTAGTACCGAACTATGACCAGATCGAAGGCAATGGCTTTGCCGTAACTTATTCGTTTAAATAA
- a CDS encoding penicillin acylase family protein, with protein sequence MKIFLALVSVGVSLALVIALNTSFGMVPPIGKFLSPFTGFWQNAEAKEGPLITKVPVTRVQADVKVLYDDNRVPHIFAQNNYDVYFAQGYVTAKDRLWQMEFQTHAAAGRLSEIIGARTLEMDRFQRRMGMVYGAQQALKAMLADPRSRQMLEAFTAGINAYIQQLKPKNFPLEYKLLNYAPEPWTPLKCALLLKIMAYDLAGGSDDLRLTNILRKYGPSVTKNLFPDYPFREDPIVPPGTPLDFKPLPIPPKPTLFMASQAENQVQREPNPELGSNNWAVAASKSATGYPLLANDPHLNLSLPSIWYQIQLVTPEMNVYGVSLPGAPNVIIGFNEQVSWGVTNVDADVMDWYELKFKNKLQQQYWHANQWKPIRKVSEEIKIKGAASVFDTVLYTHHGPIVYDQAEQVFNKQTPVKHAMRWVAHEPSNEILTFYLLNRAKNYTDYQQALTHYTAPAQNFIYADITNTIAIWPNGKFPLKWPDQGKFILDGTDPAYDWQGWIPRAHNPHVVNPPRGFVSSANQFSADPKEYPYYLNWQFAPAQRGIRINQRLAHMQKITVDSMRLLQNDNLNLHAQTILPALLAAVQPEKLNKAQQQAFQILSDWHFFNNATETAPSIFQEWWPTLDRAIWEDDFGNSPTVQLRYPSRDRTMELILKEPQAYWFDNRTTPAKETLNQLATITFQAAVDSLQQRYGPVGNKWQWAQVKSTDIQHLAKLPGFGRNDILVGGGAGIVNATGAHHGPSWRMVVALGPEVQGYGVYPGGQSGNPGSFYYDNLIETWRQGKLFKLKFLKNATEPAAEKMLVMQLVKK encoded by the coding sequence ATGAAAATATTTTTGGCCCTTGTAAGTGTAGGAGTAAGCCTGGCTTTGGTTATTGCCTTAAATACCTCGTTTGGTATGGTGCCACCCATTGGTAAATTTCTGAGTCCGTTTACGGGATTTTGGCAAAACGCCGAAGCTAAGGAAGGACCTCTGATTACAAAGGTTCCGGTTACAAGGGTGCAAGCCGACGTAAAAGTTTTGTACGACGATAACCGCGTGCCTCATATTTTTGCGCAGAACAATTACGATGTGTACTTTGCCCAAGGATATGTAACGGCTAAAGACCGGCTGTGGCAAATGGAATTTCAGACCCACGCGGCGGCTGGACGGCTGTCTGAAATTATTGGTGCCAGAACTCTGGAAATGGACCGGTTTCAGCGGCGGATGGGAATGGTGTACGGGGCGCAACAAGCGTTAAAAGCCATGCTCGCTGATCCGCGGTCGCGCCAGATGCTGGAAGCTTTTACCGCGGGTATAAATGCTTACATTCAGCAGTTAAAACCGAAAAATTTTCCGTTAGAATATAAGTTGCTCAATTATGCGCCCGAACCTTGGACTCCCTTAAAATGCGCGTTGCTGCTGAAAATAATGGCGTACGATCTGGCGGGTGGGAGCGACGATCTGCGCCTGACTAATATTTTGCGTAAATATGGGCCAAGCGTAACTAAGAATTTATTTCCGGATTACCCTTTCCGCGAAGATCCTATTGTACCTCCCGGAACGCCGTTGGATTTTAAACCTCTGCCTATTCCACCCAAACCAACGCTCTTTATGGCCAGCCAAGCAGAAAATCAGGTACAACGGGAACCTAACCCGGAGCTAGGTAGTAATAACTGGGCGGTTGCCGCATCAAAATCAGCTACGGGTTATCCGCTGCTCGCCAACGATCCCCATCTTAATTTAAGTTTACCTTCTATCTGGTACCAAATACAATTGGTAACTCCCGAGATGAATGTATACGGAGTTTCGCTGCCAGGAGCGCCCAATGTAATAATTGGCTTTAACGAACAAGTAAGCTGGGGCGTAACTAACGTTGATGCCGACGTAATGGACTGGTACGAGCTAAAATTTAAAAATAAGTTGCAGCAGCAATATTGGCACGCGAACCAATGGAAGCCCATCCGGAAAGTAAGCGAAGAAATTAAAATAAAAGGGGCGGCTTCGGTGTTCGATACCGTATTGTATACCCACCACGGGCCGATTGTATACGACCAAGCAGAACAGGTTTTTAACAAACAAACCCCAGTAAAACATGCCATGCGCTGGGTAGCCCATGAGCCATCGAACGAAATTCTTACGTTTTATTTGCTAAACCGCGCCAAAAACTACACCGATTACCAACAAGCATTAACCCATTACACGGCACCCGCGCAAAATTTTATTTACGCCGATATAACCAATACCATTGCGATATGGCCTAATGGTAAATTCCCGCTGAAATGGCCTGACCAAGGTAAATTTATTCTGGATGGCACTGATCCGGCCTATGACTGGCAAGGTTGGATTCCGCGGGCACATAATCCCCACGTTGTAAATCCACCCCGGGGTTTTGTGAGTTCGGCCAACCAATTCTCCGCTGATCCTAAGGAGTATCCTTATTACCTTAACTGGCAGTTTGCTCCGGCGCAACGGGGCATCCGGATTAACCAGCGCCTCGCCCACATGCAAAAAATAACCGTAGACAGCATGCGCCTATTGCAAAACGATAACCTAAACCTGCACGCACAAACTATTTTGCCGGCGCTGTTGGCGGCGGTACAACCAGAAAAATTAAATAAAGCGCAGCAGCAGGCTTTTCAAATATTATCTGATTGGCATTTTTTTAACAACGCTACCGAAACAGCGCCCAGTATTTTTCAGGAATGGTGGCCAACTCTGGACCGGGCCATCTGGGAAGATGATTTTGGCAACAGCCCGACGGTGCAATTACGTTATCCCAGTCGCGACCGTACCATGGAACTGATTTTAAAGGAGCCACAAGCCTACTGGTTTGATAATCGTACTACACCGGCGAAAGAAACACTAAATCAACTGGCAACAATTACTTTTCAGGCCGCAGTAGATTCTTTGCAACAACGCTATGGTCCGGTTGGAAATAAATGGCAGTGGGCCCAGGTAAAAAGCACGGATATTCAGCACTTAGCTAAGCTACCCGGTTTCGGCAGGAATGATATACTGGTTGGCGGCGGTGCCGGTATTGTTAACGCTACAGGCGCTCATCACGGGCCTTCGTGGCGCATGGTGGTTGCTTTGGGTCCCGAAGTACAAGGTTATGGTGTTTATCCGGGAGGACAATCAGGGAATCCGGGTAGTTTTTACTACGACAACCTGATTGAAACCTGGCGGCAGGGAAAATTATTTAAATTAAAGTTTCTGAAAAATGCTACGGAGCCAGCGGCTGAAAAGATGCTGGTAATGCAATTAGTTAAAAAATAA
- a CDS encoding DUF2652 domain-containing protein: MLDKRSTTASVSEVYADDDTQPALIFIPDISGFTKFVNEAGIQQSRTLIADLLEIIIEANILDMKLSEIQGDAVLFYRPGPPPSIQEVINQCKQIFLDFQNYLRIVERDRGSALGASLSSSNLTLKVVVHYGQLSVTLIREHVKLMGKDVIIAHRLLKNNIESDEYVLLSEGFLKTQTEEAIKQSFSNWTQLRSGSTQYEHLGEIRYKYAYLTPLRLLVTNHRSLDDRKKYPNIYAHSVTIKAPARFVLRIISNFRLKPSWVEGMTNVYYDTTKANRMGMAYKCNLNRGQIDIQTVQSFIGEDYIEYVEKIYNFRVFPNALLFFYLTVVDAQHTYLSIKFHYSRVLKNRFFYFYMRRRMILFLGKSLLNLKNLCEKMYAQNPH; the protein is encoded by the coding sequence TTGTTAGATAAAAGAAGCACGACGGCCTCTGTGTCGGAGGTTTATGCCGATGATGACACCCAACCTGCCCTGATTTTTATTCCGGATATTAGTGGTTTTACTAAATTTGTGAACGAAGCAGGCATCCAGCAGAGCCGCACTTTAATTGCTGATTTACTTGAGATTATTATTGAGGCGAATATCCTGGACATGAAGTTGAGCGAAATTCAAGGCGATGCTGTTTTGTTTTATCGCCCCGGACCGCCCCCCAGCATTCAGGAAGTAATTAACCAATGCAAGCAGATATTCCTGGATTTTCAAAATTACCTGCGCATTGTAGAGCGCGACCGGGGTTCTGCGTTGGGAGCATCGTTGTCGAGTAGTAACTTAACGCTAAAAGTAGTGGTGCACTACGGGCAGCTAAGCGTTACTTTAATTCGCGAACATGTAAAACTCATGGGCAAAGACGTAATTATTGCGCATCGGTTATTAAAAAACAATATTGAAAGTGATGAATACGTATTGCTTTCCGAAGGTTTTTTAAAAACGCAAACCGAAGAAGCCATCAAACAAAGTTTTAGTAACTGGACCCAGTTACGCAGTGGATCTACGCAGTACGAGCACCTTGGCGAAATTCGGTACAAATACGCTTATCTTACTCCTTTGCGGCTTTTAGTTACAAACCACCGCAGTTTAGACGACCGGAAAAAATACCCGAATATTTACGCGCACAGCGTTACCATAAAAGCGCCGGCACGTTTTGTCCTGCGGATTATCAGTAATTTCCGGTTAAAGCCTAGTTGGGTAGAGGGCATGACGAACGTGTATTACGATACCACCAAAGCGAACCGCATGGGCATGGCCTATAAATGTAACTTAAACCGGGGACAAATTGATATTCAGACGGTGCAAAGCTTTATTGGCGAAGACTATATTGAGTACGTCGAGAAGATCTACAACTTTCGGGTGTTTCCCAATGCGTTGTTGTTTTTTTATTTAACGGTGGTAGATGCGCAACATACCTATCTGTCGATTAAATTTCATTACAGCCGGGTACTAAAAAACCGATTTTTTTACTTTTACATGCGCCGGCGTATGATATTGTTTTTAGGTAAATCGCTCCTTAACCTGAAAAATTTGTGCGAAAAAATGTACGCCCAAAATCCGCATTAA
- a CDS encoding GNAT family N-acetyltransferase encodes MYDEYLLSNFTISTDPGKLDIEVIHRYLTQESYWAQQISRALVEKSIRHSFNFGLYHQHEQVGFARVVTDYATFALLCDVFILAAYRGQGLSRWLISVIVAHPELQGLRRFALYTKDAHTLYAPFGFSQIADPTRAMEIKNTHPYGNAAP; translated from the coding sequence ATGTACGACGAATACCTGCTGAGTAACTTTACTATTTCTACTGATCCCGGAAAGCTGGATATAGAAGTAATTCACCGGTATTTAACTCAGGAATCCTACTGGGCACAACAAATTTCGCGAGCACTCGTCGAAAAATCTATCCGGCATTCTTTTAATTTTGGCTTGTATCACCAGCACGAACAAGTTGGTTTTGCCCGAGTAGTAACCGATTATGCTACCTTTGCTTTGCTCTGCGATGTATTTATATTGGCTGCTTACCGGGGTCAAGGTTTATCGAGATGGCTGATTAGCGTTATTGTGGCGCATCCGGAACTGCAAGGTTTACGCCGGTTTGCTTTGTATACTAAAGATGCCCATACGCTGTACGCTCCCTTCGGTTTTAGCCAAATTGCCGACCCTACCCGGGCCATGGAAATTAAAAATACCCATCCGTACGGCAACGCGGCGCCGTAA
- a CDS encoding serine hydrolase domain-containing protein, which yields MTINRRNFLKSTGVSLAGISLFSISPKPLWAEPLASGGLPRSSPERQGIASQNLLAFIEAVEKDKLGLHSLMVVRHGKVAAEGWWAPYAPDLKHTLFSLSKSFTSTGIGLAVAEGKLKITDKVISFFPQELPPIVSTNLAAMRIKDLLTMTSGHDKDTIGPLIQEKAGSWVRTFLALPVEHEPGTHFLYNTGATYMLSAIVQKVTGQNLLDYLTPRLLQPLGIIGADWETDPQGIATGGFGLRIRTEDIAKFGQLYLQKGMYNGKQILPATWVAEATAYQVPNATATTPAHEWNQGYGYQFWRSRHQSYRGDGAMGQYCLVLPEQDAVIAITSETSNMQAILNQVWEHILPAMKPAALSANAASQKALKQKLASLTLLPAQVNSTSPVAKSISGKTFKLADNDLKAQSVSFSFTNNACTFKLQDAQETHQITCGLNTWVFGESRMPGEPPRFVRMEAKEPKPKEKIAAFGTWKNPDTFEMTWVFNETPHSETVTCFFENGTVRLEYKDSVAAKAPERAKPRPTLEGRLA from the coding sequence ATGACGATCAACCGCAGAAATTTTTTAAAATCAACCGGAGTTAGCTTGGCCGGCATAAGCTTGTTTTCAATATCACCCAAACCGCTTTGGGCCGAACCGCTGGCGAGTGGAGGTTTGCCTCGCAGCTCTCCTGAACGGCAAGGTATTGCTTCCCAAAACTTGCTTGCTTTTATAGAAGCCGTAGAAAAAGACAAATTAGGGCTGCATAGCTTAATGGTAGTGAGGCACGGCAAAGTAGCTGCCGAAGGTTGGTGGGCGCCCTATGCCCCCGATCTGAAGCATACGCTGTTTTCTTTAAGTAAAAGCTTTACTTCTACAGGCATTGGTTTGGCCGTAGCCGAAGGAAAATTAAAAATAACCGATAAAGTAATTTCATTTTTCCCGCAGGAATTACCACCTATCGTTAGTACCAATCTGGCGGCTATGCGCATTAAAGATTTACTCACCATGACCTCGGGGCACGATAAAGACACTATCGGTCCATTGATTCAGGAGAAAGCGGGTAGTTGGGTACGTACTTTTTTAGCTTTGCCCGTAGAGCACGAGCCAGGAACGCATTTTCTGTATAATACCGGTGCTACTTACATGCTATCAGCTATTGTGCAAAAAGTAACCGGACAAAACCTGCTGGATTATCTTACGCCCCGTTTGCTGCAACCTTTAGGAATTATTGGTGCGGATTGGGAAACGGATCCGCAAGGAATTGCTACCGGCGGTTTTGGCCTGCGTATCAGAACGGAAGATATTGCTAAATTCGGACAATTGTATTTGCAGAAAGGCATGTATAATGGCAAGCAAATTTTACCGGCCACTTGGGTAGCAGAAGCTACTGCCTACCAGGTACCTAATGCCACTGCTACTACTCCAGCCCACGAATGGAACCAGGGCTACGGCTACCAATTCTGGCGAAGCCGCCATCAATCGTACCGCGGCGATGGAGCGATGGGGCAGTACTGCTTGGTTTTACCGGAGCAAGATGCCGTTATTGCTATTACCAGTGAAACCAGCAACATGCAGGCTATTCTGAATCAGGTTTGGGAGCATATACTCCCGGCCATGAAACCAGCTGCCTTGTCCGCTAACGCTGCTTCTCAAAAAGCTTTAAAGCAAAAACTGGCATCCCTGACGCTTTTACCAGCTCAAGTAAACAGCACCTCACCTGTAGCCAAGAGCATCTCCGGCAAAACATTTAAATTGGCAGATAATGATTTAAAAGCCCAAAGTGTTTCTTTTTCATTTACTAACAATGCCTGCACTTTTAAATTACAGGATGCCCAGGAAACGCACCAGATAACCTGCGGTTTAAATACGTGGGTTTTTGGCGAGTCGCGGATGCCGGGTGAGCCACCTCGCTTTGTGCGGATGGAAGCGAAAGAGCCAAAACCAAAAGAGAAAATTGCGGCTTTTGGTACCTGGAAAAATCCGGATACTTTTGAAATGACCTGGGTTTTTAACGAAACTCCTCATTCCGAAACCGTTACTTGTTTTTTTGAAAATGGGACCGTTCGGCTGGAGTATAAAGATAGTGTAGCGGCTAAAGCACCGGAACGGGCCAAACCCAGACCCACCCTAGAAGGGCGTTTAGCCTAG
- a CDS encoding prolyl oligopeptidase family serine peptidase — MLCSASSFINFFKNKAAFLFVLVIEMVPGTSLAQKVKSSLTIEKIMQGTGFTGTSPSEIAWSEDSRFIYFKWNPEKARADSLYKVTATGENTTKVNRPEADFLPTPNGRYNRTYTLKVYEKEGDIYLYDNKTNTSRQLTKTLEPEANPVFSGDEQQVVFTQNSNLFSLHLSSGQLTQLTNFLPGAKKTETKNDQEKWLQQQQLALFDIIKKRTEEEKIEQSENKKFKKKQAKAIYTGEKTVENAILSPDGKFVSYSLVTRPANVKKTIVPDYVTASGFTEDISSRTKVGAPLAASEMGLYDIGKDTTYQISFKDIKGITDQPAFLKDKKKITTPRPVAFFGPFWSDNGKNAVLVLRSFDNKDRWLVQFNPGTRALKVLDRQHDEAWLNGPGIDYEAGDLGWLGDNETLWFQSEETGYSHVYTVNTRTNQKKQITKGKYEVSAVRLTRDKKNWYFQANKVHPGEMHFYRLAVRSGEPEQLTTGAGNHEVTLSPDEKTLAIRYSYTNKPWELFVMPNRTGAKPRQVTNSLTNEFKAYQWRDPEVISFKARDGAEVFARIYRPTNAIANGPAVVFVHGAGYLQNAHKWWSYYYREYMFHNFLVDQGYTVMDLDYRGSAGYGRDVRTGIYQFMGGKDLTDQVDGAAYLVQHYQVNPRKIGIYGGSYGGFITLMALFTQPDVFAAGAALRSVTDWAHYNHEYTSAILNEPFTDSTAYVKSSPIYHAAGLKGALLMCHGLVDTNVHFQDIIRLTQRLIELKKENWELAVYPVENHAFTEPSSWTDEYKRIFKLFEANLK; from the coding sequence ATGCTTTGTTCTGCCTCTTCTTTCATAAATTTTTTTAAAAATAAGGCTGCTTTTTTATTCGTTCTGGTAATTGAAATGGTGCCCGGGACTAGTTTGGCCCAAAAGGTAAAGTCTAGTTTAACCATCGAAAAAATAATGCAGGGCACCGGGTTTACCGGTACCTCGCCCAGCGAAATTGCGTGGTCCGAAGATAGCCGTTTTATTTATTTTAAGTGGAATCCCGAAAAAGCGCGGGCTGACTCGCTTTACAAAGTAACGGCGACTGGTGAAAATACAACCAAAGTAAATCGCCCGGAAGCCGATTTTTTACCTACACCGAATGGCCGCTACAACCGGACTTACACGTTAAAAGTGTACGAGAAAGAAGGCGATATTTATTTATACGATAATAAAACTAATACCAGCCGTCAGTTAACCAAAACTTTGGAGCCCGAAGCAAATCCGGTTTTTAGCGGCGATGAACAGCAGGTAGTTTTTACTCAAAATTCTAATTTGTTTTCGCTGCACTTGAGTTCGGGCCAGTTAACGCAACTAACCAATTTTTTACCGGGCGCTAAGAAAACAGAAACTAAAAACGATCAGGAAAAGTGGCTGCAGCAACAACAGTTAGCTTTGTTTGATATTATTAAAAAACGCACCGAAGAAGAGAAAATAGAGCAGTCGGAAAATAAAAAATTTAAAAAAAAGCAGGCTAAAGCAATTTATACCGGCGAAAAAACCGTAGAAAATGCAATTCTGAGCCCGGATGGAAAATTTGTAAGCTACAGCTTGGTTACGCGCCCGGCAAATGTTAAAAAAACCATTGTACCGGATTACGTTACCGCTTCCGGTTTTACCGAAGACATTTCTTCCCGCACCAAGGTAGGTGCTCCTTTAGCCGCTTCCGAAATGGGTTTGTACGACATCGGAAAAGATACTACTTACCAGATCTCTTTTAAAGATATTAAAGGCATTACCGACCAGCCCGCATTTTTAAAAGACAAAAAGAAAATAACTACGCCGCGCCCAGTTGCTTTTTTCGGACCGTTTTGGTCGGATAACGGGAAAAATGCTGTGCTTGTACTACGTTCTTTTGACAACAAAGACCGGTGGCTGGTGCAGTTTAATCCCGGTACCCGCGCGTTGAAAGTATTAGACCGCCAGCACGACGAAGCCTGGCTAAACGGCCCGGGCATTGACTACGAAGCCGGCGATTTAGGATGGCTAGGAGATAACGAAACACTTTGGTTTCAGTCAGAAGAAACGGGATATTCGCATGTGTATACGGTAAATACCCGCACCAACCAAAAAAAGCAAATAACCAAGGGCAAGTACGAAGTTTCAGCGGTGCGGCTCACCCGCGACAAAAAAAATTGGTATTTCCAGGCAAATAAAGTTCATCCGGGGGAAATGCATTTTTACCGCTTAGCGGTGCGCAGCGGCGAACCCGAACAACTTACTACTGGTGCTGGTAACCACGAAGTAACGCTTTCGCCGGACGAAAAAACCTTGGCTATTCGCTATTCTTACACCAATAAACCTTGGGAATTATTTGTGATGCCTAACCGGACTGGTGCGAAGCCCCGGCAGGTTACGAACTCGCTCACCAACGAATTTAAAGCGTATCAATGGCGCGATCCGGAAGTAATTAGTTTTAAGGCCCGCGATGGCGCCGAGGTATTTGCCCGGATTTATCGCCCTACCAATGCTATCGCGAACGGCCCGGCGGTTGTTTTTGTGCACGGGGCCGGCTATTTACAAAATGCGCATAAATGGTGGAGCTACTACTACCGCGAATACATGTTTCACAATTTTCTGGTCGATCAGGGATATACCGTAATGGACCTGGATTACCGGGGCAGCGCCGGTTATGGCCGTGATGTGCGCACGGGCATTTATCAGTTTATGGGCGGCAAAGACCTTACCGATCAGGTAGATGGAGCCGCTTATTTAGTGCAGCATTACCAGGTTAACCCCAGAAAGATCGGTATTTACGGCGGTTCCTACGGGGGCTTTATTACGTTAATGGCTTTATTTACGCAACCCGATGTTTTTGCGGCCGGAGCGGCTTTGCGCTCCGTTACTGATTGGGCCCATTACAATCACGAGTACACATCGGCTATTTTAAACGAACCTTTTACCGATTCCACGGCTTATGTTAAAAGTTCGCCTATTTACCATGCCGCCGGTTTAAAAGGCGCCTTATTAATGTGCCACGGTTTAGTAGATACTAACGTGCATTTTCAGGATATTATCCGGTTAACGCAACGGCTCATCGAACTCAAAAAAGAAAACTGGGAACTAGCCGTTTACCCCGTAGAAAATCATGCCTTTACCGAGCCCAGCAGCTGGACCGACGAATACAAGCGTATTTTTAAATTATTTGAAGCCAACTTGAAATAA
- a CDS encoding response regulator: MKTVMLVDDSMIANFIMKKVISNLDESLQVCDYIDSQKALGTLSEINPTLIFLDLNMPNLDGWQFLEGMMERNMSNKVYILTSSTSELDRQRSSAYTNVVSFLNKPLAQEKVAAILKAAS; the protein is encoded by the coding sequence ATGAAAACAGTAATGCTGGTGGATGATAGTATGATTGCCAATTTTATCATGAAGAAAGTAATAAGTAATCTGGATGAGAGTTTACAAGTATGTGATTACATTGACTCCCAAAAGGCTTTAGGAACACTGAGCGAGATTAATCCCACCCTTATTTTTCTGGATTTGAATATGCCAAATTTAGATGGTTGGCAATTTCTGGAAGGCATGATGGAGCGCAACATGTCGAATAAAGTGTACATTCTAACTTCTTCCACGAGTGAACTCGACCGGCAGCGATCCAGTGCTTACACTAATGTGGTAAGTTTTTTAAATAAACCCTTAGCTCAAGAAAAAGTAGCGGCTATCTTAAAAGCTGCCAGTTAA
- a CDS encoding carboxylesterase/lipase family protein, giving the protein MIKVAKICLLFLVLAIGLFSFYSVPASLDVIKIQSGQISGTTSNDGQVAIYKGIPFAAPPVGNLRWKAPQPVKSWSGVRKCINFGPSPMQAAPAPFSMWSTEFLIPEEPISEDCLYLNVWTGVKTATEKKPVLVWIYGGGFNSGGSGVPIYDGEAMAHKGVVFVSINYRVGPFGFLAHPELTKESGKNASGNYGLMDQIAALQWVKQNIAAFGGDPNKVTIAGQSAGSMSVNYLVASPLAKNLFNKAIAQSGANFTRGSVTLQQAEADGIQIAQNLSATSLADLRKLPATTLLEKVKGVRPIVDGYVLPESVAHIFAAGKANPVALLTGWNEEEGLTIGPIKKATDFLKTVEEQYGPQASTFLKFYPATNDAEAEMSQLKLARDMIFGVQNYTWANVQSQANKQKIYVYRFTRKVPATGEYLKYGAFHTGEVPYAYNNLKFVDRPWTSADYELAKIMSDYWANFARTGNPNGPELPVWPAYQVSDKKIMILDLKPTAKTMPDAAALDFLYQQTASK; this is encoded by the coding sequence ATGATAAAAGTTGCAAAAATCTGTCTGCTCTTTTTAGTGCTGGCGATTGGGTTATTTTCTTTTTATTCGGTACCCGCCAGTTTAGACGTTATTAAAATTCAATCGGGCCAGATTTCGGGTACTACAAGCAACGACGGTCAGGTAGCTATTTACAAGGGCATTCCGTTTGCCGCCCCGCCCGTGGGCAATTTAAGATGGAAAGCGCCGCAGCCAGTAAAATCATGGTCGGGAGTACGTAAATGCATTAATTTTGGCCCAAGTCCCATGCAAGCCGCCCCGGCTCCGTTTAGCATGTGGAGTACCGAATTTTTAATACCCGAAGAGCCGATCAGTGAAGATTGTTTATACCTGAATGTGTGGACCGGAGTTAAAACCGCCACTGAAAAAAAGCCCGTGCTGGTTTGGATTTACGGCGGTGGTTTTAACAGTGGGGGCAGTGGTGTGCCCATTTACGATGGCGAAGCCATGGCGCATAAAGGAGTGGTGTTTGTGAGCATCAATTACCGAGTAGGGCCTTTCGGCTTTTTAGCGCATCCAGAGTTAACCAAAGAGTCAGGCAAAAACGCTTCCGGCAATTATGGCTTAATGGATCAGATTGCGGCTCTGCAATGGGTAAAACAAAACATTGCGGCTTTTGGCGGCGACCCTAACAAAGTTACCATTGCTGGTCAATCGGCGGGTTCCATGAGCGTAAATTATCTGGTAGCTTCCCCTTTAGCAAAAAACCTTTTTAATAAAGCTATTGCGCAAAGCGGTGCTAATTTTACGCGCGGCAGCGTTACCTTGCAGCAAGCCGAAGCCGATGGAATACAAATAGCTCAGAATTTAAGCGCAACCTCGCTGGCGGATTTAAGAAAATTACCTGCTACCACTTTATTAGAAAAAGTAAAAGGAGTGCGGCCGATTGTGGATGGTTATGTATTACCCGAAAGTGTGGCTCATATTTTTGCGGCCGGTAAAGCTAATCCGGTAGCTTTGCTTACCGGCTGGAACGAAGAAGAAGGATTAACCATAGGCCCAATTAAAAAAGCAACTGATTTCCTGAAAACAGTAGAAGAGCAATATGGGCCCCAAGCAAGTACTTTTTTAAAATTTTACCCCGCTACTAACGATGCCGAAGCTGAAATGTCCCAGTTAAAGCTTGCGCGGGACATGATATTTGGTGTTCAAAATTATACCTGGGCAAATGTGCAAAGCCAAGCTAATAAGCAAAAAATATACGTGTACCGGTTTACCCGCAAAGTGCCGGCAACCGGCGAATACTTAAAATACGGTGCTTTTCACACCGGCGAAGTGCCTTATGCCTACAATAATTTAAAATTTGTAGACCGACCTTGGACATCTGCCGATTACGAACTAGCCAAAATCATGTCGGATTATTGGGCAAACTTTGCGCGCACTGGTAACCCAAATGGACCAGAACTTCCAGTTTGGCCCGCTTACCAGGTTTCTGATAAAAAAATTATGATCTTGGACTTGAAGCCAACGGCGAAAACAATGCCCGATGCCGCGGCCCTGGATTTCTTGTATCAGCAAACCGCTAGTAAATAG